In Triticum urartu cultivar G1812 chromosome 6, Tu2.1, whole genome shotgun sequence, the following proteins share a genomic window:
- the LOC125514728 gene encoding 5'-adenylylsulfate reductase-like 3, which yields MGRGSPRWAALLLLLLLLAAAGRSSAHPGACPVPAAAEAVLGPPSTCSPLDRRLGDPVGVIEGDEATLARAVNLLYLNKDEYIAVLFYASWCPFSQECKPNFEKLAHLFPTIRHFAFEESAIRPSIISRYGIHGFPTLFLLNSTMRVRYHGPRTVKPLAAFYSDVSGISASVESTTGEAMPHPLDEIEPKKDVEPENCPFWWARSPENILQQDTYLALAASFVILRLLYLLFPRIVSAAKWAWRRHTLFANLMGVHEYFFTYLEQARQKLSRLYPSKRGNLQEGARNATAWASKSLASVSIGEPSTIGRTNSTNELR from the exons ATGGGCCGGGGGTCGCCGCGGTGGgcggcgctgctgctgctgctcctcctcctcgccgccgcggGGCGCTCCTCCGCGCATCCCGGGGCGTGCCCGGTGCCCGCCGCGGCGGAGGCCGTGCTCGGGCCTCCCAGCACCTGCTCGCCGCTGGATCGCCGCCTCGGTGACCCGGTCGGCGTCATCGAG GGAGATGAGGCTACATTGGCGAGGGCAGTCAATCTTCTTTACTTGAACAAAGATGAGTACATTGCTGTACTTTTCTATGCCTCATGGTGCCCGTTTTCACAAGAGTGCAAACCTAATTTCGAGAAGTTGGCTCACTTATTCCCAACTATTCGCCATTTTGCATTTGAGGAATCTGCAATTAGGCCAAG CATAATATCAAGATATGGAATTCATGGTTTTCCAACACTATTTCTCTTGAATTCAACAATGCGAGTGAGGTACCATGGACCTCGAACTGTTAAGCCACTAGCTGCTTTCTACAGTGATGTTTCAG GCATCAGTGCATCAGTGGAGTCAACCACTGGGGAGGCCATGCCACACCCGTTAGATGAAATTGAGCCAAAAAAGGATGTTGAACCGGAAAATTGTCCATTCTGGTGGGCGCGTTCACCTGAAAATATACTCCAGCAGGATACGTATCTAGCACTGGCAGCTTCTTTTGTAATCCTGCGGTTGCTGTATCTTCTATTCCCAAGGATAGTTtctgcagcaaaatgggcatggAGGAGGCATACTCTGTTTGCGAACTTGATGGGCGTGCATGAATATTTCTTCACCTACCTCGAGCAAGCAAGACAGAAATTGAGTAGGTTATACCCTTCGAAGCGAGGGAATTTACAGGAGGGGGCAAGGAATGCCACTGCCTGGGCCTCCAAATCATTAGCATCTGTGTCAATCGGAGAACCAAGCACTATCGGAAGGACGAACTCCACGAATGAACTGAGGTGA
- the LOC125514729 gene encoding proline-rich receptor-like protein kinase PERK8, which yields MDDVLVHRSAGGHNFRRRSAGGAGRRVAPMSSPPLSPSAYGFFPYSSAPPGPFLYPPYNFYSCGSLPPLPFNHPGLPPRPPATRAKHATFPYQPLTPPPRPAAVTKVKQTTATGMTVSEPRKMLEGKSKKPRTPRSAEEPPRAQRRKPLQRAAPLPATSAVTEALDDLEREVTRGFVEDLLHALAPPPSSLPLPTFSLVRAAATKVPAPCTV from the coding sequence ATGGATGATGTTCTCGTCCACCGATCAGCAGGAGGCCACAACTTCCGCCGGAGGTCTGCCGGCGGAGCCGGCCGGAGGGTCGCCCCCATGAGCTCGCCACCGTTGTCTCCGAGCGCCTACGGTTTCTTCCCTTATTCCTCGGCTCCTCCGGGTCCATTTCTATACCCGCCGTATAACTTCTACTCGTGCGGCTCTCTCCCTCCCCTGCCGTTCAACCACCCCGGTCTCCCACCGCGCCCTCCGGCGACCAGGGCCAAGCACGCCACGTTCCCATACCAGCCGTTGACTCCGCCTCCTCGTCCGGCCGCCGTCACCAAGGTCAAACAGACCACGGCGACCGGGATGACGGTGTCGGAGCCGAGGAAGATGCTGGAGGGCAAGAGCAAGAAGCCGAGGACACCGAGGTCCGCAGAGGAGCCTCCGAGGGCGCAGCGGAGGAAGCCGCTGCAGAGGGCGGCGCCCCTGCCCGCGACGTCGGCGGTCACGGAGGCGCTGGACGACCTGGAGCGCGAGGTGACACGGGGCTTCGTGGAGGACCTGCTGCACGCGCTCGCaccgccccccagcagcctgcccCTGCCCACCTTCTCCCTCGTCAGGGCGGCCGCCACCAAGGTCCCGGCGCCATGCACGGTGTAG